The region AAGGTCGCACCCGAGATTACTCAATCACTTTCCATCCCGTTCGTCCATATCGTCGATGTGACGGCAGACGCCATCCTCGAATCGGGTGTCGAGACTGTCGGGGTACTCGGCACCCGGGCGACCATGGAGCAATCGTTCTATCGGGAGCGATTCGCTGAGCACGGCATCGACGTCGTGGTCCCCGGGCCGGCGGCTCGCGAAGCGGTGGATACGATAATTTTTGAGGAGCTTACGAAAGGTGTCGTTCGAGCGGACGCTCGGGAGCGGTATCTCGCGGAAATCGATACCATGGTCAGCGAGGGTGCAGCGGGAATCGTGCTCGGATGTACCGAGATTGACCTGCTGGTCGAACAGGCCGATCGGCCGGAAATTCCGATGTTCGATACGACTGCACTTCACGTCGAGCGGGCTATCGAGCTCAGTCTCGGAGAAACGACCGGTATCGACGATGGGCGCTGATGATTGAGGGCGAGCCCTGACGATCTCCCACCCTTGAACCCGGTCATGCATCCACCTCGAGCGTGCCGGGTTCTGGCGGGTTGGGTGCTTTGACGTCGGCTTCGTCCTCGAGGTAGCGAGCGATCCGATCGTCCTGTGCAAGCGTCTCGATCTCGTAGTCACGCTGCCGATTTCCATTGGCGCCTGTCCGCTGAATGACTGGTGCGGTCGCTGTGTGCTATAGTAGTGGACAAACTGTTCAAGCCAGTCTCTGGTACTGGCTCGACTGCCAACCCATGAGTTATGGAAGCGGTCGATTCGCATTTTGAGGGTATGAAACCACTTTTCGATCTGGTTTCGATCGACGTAGCCGAGGTGACCGCTCAACCCTAATCGAGAGAGGGAAGTCAGATAGCGATAGTTATCAACGAGAAACACGGTGTTGGAGAGACCGTGTTTCTCGGTCATTCGATGGAAGAACACAGCAGCTGGATCGGTGTCTCGTCGTCCGAACTCTGCGACATCGAGAATGATCTGTGAATCTATGTTTATTGTGGTATACTCCCAAGACTAGTCGCCGTTAATCTTGACAGTAGTCTTATTAATTGCGATTCACGACGGCTTCGCCGTCCGCAGAGCGCTCCACGTTCTGATGGGCCGCACGAGAGCAAAGCTCTCGTGAACGTCGGCGGGTCTGGAACGCTGTCAGCTAGCCGATGTACCCAGTGTAAAATTTTTTATTAGTCCGTTCTCCGCCGACCAAGCAAAGAATCACTTGTGTCCTTCGAAATGAAAAACCGGTCGCGTGAAGACGGATGGCGACACCTGTCAGGGTGTTCGCCGTCCGCTCACCCTCCCAACATTCATCAAATTCTGCCGCGCAGCACTCGCTGAGCAGGTCTGCGAGTTGCATGCCAAACCAATTCTACGACCTGCTCGTTTCTCAAACCGCGCTAACTAGACGGTGTCTCTCGAACGACCCTGTAGGTGGTTATGGAGAACAAATCTAATCGCTGGCGTTTGCCAGCGTGTCGGTCTCTCTCGATTCGGGGATCGAATAGAGCGATTTTCTCGCATCGCGGAGCGAAACGCGTTCGTCGAGGGTATCAGCGTCACGAAGATTATCGAGTGCTTGCCGGACTGTCCGTTTACTCAGCCGCGATTTGGTTGCAATCTGGCTCTGCGTCATCGTTCCGTTGATTTCGAGCACTTTGAACACGAGTTTTGCGCTCGGGGGGAGTTCGTAGAGTCGATCAGAGCTGTGAGTCATACTGTTTTCTTGATTACAGGGATGCATTCTTTTTGACCGGTACTGCAGTTTTTGTACATGACCGTGAGTTCGAACTAACTACTGCTATATTCGATGCCGCTTCGTTGTATATCTGGCTACCCGAACGGCGCTGTACGATCGTGAGCCCATCATACTCGTGTGGGCACAAGCCCGTCGATGCGGTCGAGAAGATCGTCGACGGTCGGTCGGTCGGCTGGCATTTTGCCGCGATGGACATATTCGATCGACGGCTGTTCACCGGTTGCGTCGATGAGGATCGCTTCGGGCATTCGCCCGACCATGTCGTGAAGCGAGCCAAAGACACCGAACCGGGTCGGCTGATCGTATTGATCACTCGTCGTCTTCGATTCGTCAGCCAGTAGCGGAAACGGAATCTCGTACTGCTCGTTCCACTGGCGTGCTCGTTCGAGCGGTTCGGGGAGGATCGAAACTACGTCGGCTTGACGCGATTCGAATTCGTCGTATCTCGAGGCGATTTTCTGGACTTGCTCTCGACACTTCGGGCAGTGATAGTCCCGCTGAAACAGCAGAACGATTGCGTCTCGTTCAGAATTTGATGCATATTCGCTCAATTGAAACGGATCTGGTCCCGTTGTGGCGTTCGGAAGTTCGAAATCTGTAAGTTCGGGCATGGGGTAGGGTATAACCGTATTTTGGGTGAGCGCTGTCCGGAGGTGTCGGCTCTAACAGATCGCTCGAGGATCTCTCAGAGATCCCATTCTTTCTGTGGGATGTGGAGGCTCCGTACTGGTGGTGTGCAATGGTGATCGCGAACCGCCCTGTTATCCTCTTTCAGATCGTCCCATCGCTTTGTCCCAGGGTAGCGATAGGGTCCGATACACGGGTGGTGTGATCGGTCTCGAGTCCGAAGCAGGGTGGTGGTTACGATCGCATGGAGCGCGGGTCACGGTGCCTCCAGTCTATATGTTGTACTGCAAGGATATATATTACAATCTAACCGGTTGGTTAGCGGATTACCAGTTCGTAACCGCTAGACAGAGACAATCGTCATGAATCGCTCCAGTAGTGATGTGCCGCCCCCCTTTCGTCAAAACTCGATCGCTCGTCCGTTCCGTCGAATCGCCTCTCCGCCGTAATATTAGGAAAGTAACTGAAGCACGAGATTATTGACTGCCGGAATCAGTCCCGTGGCAGTGGCGATACTGAGTATCATCTGCCGTTCGAACGACGTGAGATCGTGAGCGGTTCCGGTCCAGACCACGATACCGACGGTCAATCCACCTTTCAGGAGGACGAACAGCCAGGTCGTTCCGAGAAACGGTGTAACTGGGAGAGACGCTGTCACGTTAATGAGCAGTCGAGAGAGTGTAACCTGTTCGTAGAACCCGAGAATATCGATTCCGATTATCGTCGTAATCGCATCCAGTAGCTGTCCGAACAGCAGGATACCACCGGCAAGTCCCGTCCGTCTCGTAACCGCTGGACGGCGTCGCTCGAGGAGCGCCCAGACCCCGAACGTGAGCAATACTGCTGCGCCGATCGAAATCGTGGGCCAGAATAGAGACGCGGGTCCACCTATCGACCGAGAGAGGGAACTCGCTGCCGCAATTACGAGCAAAACACCGGAAGTCATGATTACTGTCGGTGGAGTGATCGGGATACGATCGGATCGAAGCGATCGAGAAAGTGTCGATACGACTGCAACACCAGCGCCAAGTACCACGTATAGAGTGCTCCCCGCGAACGTGTGCCCGAAACCGATTCTCGACCCAGTCGAAAGCATCGCTACAGCGACCATCCACGGAACGAACGAGGGACCGTATCCATGCCCGCTCACGAACTCATGTCTCGAACCCACTCTGATCGTTGTTCCGGATCGGTCTTCGGGTGAATTCTCTCGGCGACTGGGTCACAACTGATCAGTCGACGAGCTGTCGTATCGCTTCCGCATCTTGCATTCCGATAAGGCGGCCAGCAGGAACTTCCTGATCGAATCCGATAACAGTTGGAATCGAACTCACGTCGAAGCGGGCAGCGATTTGTGGGAACGTATCGGTGTCCACTTTGACCACGGGGGCATCGACCGTTTTCGAAATTGCTTCCATCGTCGGTTCCATCATCTGACACGGACCACACCAGTCCGCATAAAAATCGACGAGTACTCGGTCCTCGCTTGTCATGAGATTATCAAATTCGGATTCTGCCTCGAGTTCGATAATTCCCGTCACCGTATCGGTCGGTTCCGTTCGTTCAGCCATATCGAATACCTGTCTTATTCCATCTTAACTGTAAGCGAACCGTCCGGTAAGGGAGTTACGTGTGAGTTATCGGCTCTTGGAAGCGTTTTCGATCTTCGGGCCCCGCTTCAGAGACACGAAATATCCATCGTGGCACCACTCAGGCAGCCCGGAGTTCGTCAAGCTCCAACAGTAGCTCGTTGATTTCGGGTCGATCAAACGTCGACCGTCCCCGGTGGGCGGAGACGAGCGTCGGCTCGCTGGTCCGACGGTCGATAATGACGACTACGGGCATTCGCCCGAAGAAATCGCTGAACTTGCCGAGGATTCCGAACCGAACGGGCTGGTCGTAGGCGTCACCGACCGCAGTGTCAGGATCCGCGAGGAGTGGATAGGGGAGGTCG is a window of Natrinema salaciae DNA encoding:
- a CDS encoding helix-turn-helix domain-containing protein — translated: MFKVLEINGTMTQSQIATKSRLSKRTVRQALDNLRDADTLDERVSLRDARKSLYSIPESRETDTLANASD
- a CDS encoding thioredoxin family protein, whose product is MAERTEPTDTVTGIIELEAESEFDNLMTSEDRVLVDFYADWCGPCQMMEPTMEAISKTVDAPVVKVDTDTFPQIAARFDVSSIPTVIGFDQEVPAGRLIGMQDAEAIRQLVD
- a CDS encoding peroxiredoxin family protein — protein: MPELTDFELPNATTGPDPFQLSEYASNSERDAIVLLFQRDYHCPKCREQVQKIASRYDEFESRQADVVSILPEPLERARQWNEQYEIPFPLLADESKTTSDQYDQPTRFGVFGSLHDMVGRMPEAILIDATGEQPSIEYVHRGKMPADRPTVDDLLDRIDGLVPTRV
- a CDS encoding aspartate/glutamate racemase family protein produces the protein MTAIEPQTIGVLGGMSSQSTIEYYRRIDEGINEAVGGHNDGDLLVRSVNFGDIERFIRTDAWESAGEYLVEAAQGLEAGGADFVVMATNTMHKVAPEITQSLSIPFVHIVDVTADAILESGVETVGVLGTRATMEQSFYRERFAEHGIDVVVPGPAAREAVDTIIFEELTKGVVRADARERYLAEIDTMVSEGAAGIVLGCTEIDLLVEQADRPEIPMFDTTALHVERAIELSLGETTGIDDGR
- a CDS encoding DUF63 family protein gives rise to the protein MSGHGYGPSFVPWMVAVAMLSTGSRIGFGHTFAGSTLYVVLGAGVAVVSTLSRSLRSDRIPITPPTVIMTSGVLLVIAAASSLSRSIGGPASLFWPTISIGAAVLLTFGVWALLERRRPAVTRRTGLAGGILLFGQLLDAITTIIGIDILGFYEQVTLSRLLINVTASLPVTPFLGTTWLFVLLKGGLTVGIVVWTGTAHDLTSFERQMILSIATATGLIPAVNNLVLQLLS